A single genomic interval of Sinorhizobium garamanticum harbors:
- a CDS encoding Zn-dependent hydrolase yields the protein MAAPGENMRVNADRLWDSLMDMAKIGPGVAGGNNRQTLTDEDGEARRLFQSWCEAAGLTMGVDKMGTMFFTRPGTDPDALPVHIGSHLDTQPTGGKFDGVLGVLSGLEVVRTMNDLGIRTKHPIVVTNWTNEEGARFAPAMIASGVFAGALTLDYAYARKDPEGKTFGDELKRIGWLGNEEVGARKMHAYFEYHIEQGPILEAENKQIGVVTHCQGLWWLEVTLTGREAHTGSTPMNMRLNAGLAMARILEMVQNVAMENQPGAVGGVGQVFFSPNSRNVLPGKVVFTIDIRSPDQAKLDGMRARIEAKAPKIAEALGVGCSIEAVGHFDPVTFDPKLVATVRGAAEKLGYSHMNLISGAGHDACWAAKVAPTTMIMCPCVGGLSHNEAEDISKEWASAGADVLFRAVIETAEIVK from the coding sequence ATGGCAGCACCTGGCGAGAACATGCGCGTCAACGCTGACCGCCTGTGGGATTCGTTGATGGATATGGCAAAGATCGGCCCCGGCGTCGCCGGTGGCAACAATCGCCAGACATTGACGGACGAAGACGGCGAGGCTCGTCGGCTTTTCCAGTCCTGGTGCGAGGCGGCGGGCCTTACCATGGGCGTCGACAAGATGGGGACCATGTTTTTCACGCGCCCCGGCACCGATCCAGACGCCCTGCCCGTGCATATCGGCTCCCATCTCGACACGCAGCCGACCGGCGGCAAATTCGACGGCGTGCTCGGCGTACTAAGTGGGCTCGAGGTCGTCCGCACGATGAACGATCTCGGCATCCGCACCAAGCATCCGATCGTGGTGACGAACTGGACCAATGAAGAGGGTGCGCGTTTCGCCCCTGCGATGATCGCCTCCGGCGTCTTTGCCGGCGCTCTCACACTTGATTACGCCTATGCCCGCAAGGATCCCGAGGGCAAGACTTTCGGCGACGAACTGAAGCGCATCGGCTGGCTCGGCAACGAGGAAGTTGGCGCGCGCAAGATGCACGCCTATTTCGAATATCACATCGAACAGGGACCGATCCTTGAGGCCGAGAACAAGCAGATCGGCGTCGTCACGCACTGTCAGGGCCTGTGGTGGCTGGAAGTCACGCTCACGGGCCGGGAGGCGCACACCGGATCGACGCCGATGAATATGCGCCTCAATGCCGGCCTCGCCATGGCGCGGATCTTGGAAATGGTCCAGAATGTTGCCATGGAAAACCAGCCGGGCGCGGTCGGCGGCGTCGGTCAGGTGTTCTTCTCACCCAATTCGCGCAATGTGCTGCCGGGCAAGGTCGTCTTCACGATCGACATCCGTTCGCCCGACCAGGCCAAGCTCGACGGCATGCGCGCGCGGATCGAGGCCAAAGCGCCGAAGATCGCTGAGGCGCTGGGTGTCGGCTGTTCGATCGAGGCGGTCGGCCATTTCGATCCCGTGACCTTCGATCCTAAACTGGTCGCGACAGTGCGCGGCGCCGCGGAGAAGCTCGGCTACAGCCACATGAATCTCATCTCGGGCGCCGGCCATGATGCCTGCTGGGCCGCGAAGGTCGCGCCGACCACGATGATCATGTGCCCCTGCGTCGGCGGCCTCAGCCACAACGAGGCGGAAGACATCTCCAAGGAGTGGGCCTCCGCGGGGGCCGATGTCCTCTTCCGCGCCGTGATCGAAACGGCCGAAATCGTAAAGTGA
- a CDS encoding adenylate/guanylate cyclase domain-containing protein, with the protein MTIFSTSARKKTHLVSGAVLGTFILCHFFNHSLGLISIDAMEAGRRTFNLLWHSVPGTILLYGALLLHFMIALDSLYRRQTLRMPAREAFKIVFGLILPFMLMAHVVAARVEPIFSGIEATYPEILRTLWSSSINTTRQTAALLLAWGHGCLGAWFWMRGRAWFPRYEILLYTVALLVPIFALLGFVNGARSLERVYTEHGGYGDTAYVSQKPRVDATLMENIRLALYAGFGGLIAGTFALRALPKRGRIRVRYPDGRVASVGLGFSVLEASRAAGVPHVSVCGGRGRCSTCRVRVIQGLEGQPGPEAAERATLTRIGAPENVRLACQFRPVHSVTVVPILDTDSLGIKKQLAQQDGEGRERRIAVLFCDLRDFTRIAEHRLPFDTVFLLNRYFEMVGEAVESSGGVIDKFIGDGALAIFGLKTPFQEACLQSLSAAVRLSKGIQALNQTFYGELEQPLRLAIGLHAGPAIIGEMGYGRATSLTAVGDTINIASRLEGLAKEHDAELAVSVELVRRAGLNLEGNIRLDIGLRGRQATLETWILGSATQLSEVLPAPS; encoded by the coding sequence GGGGCGGTGCTCGGCACATTCATCCTCTGCCATTTCTTCAATCATTCCCTCGGCCTGATCTCCATCGACGCCATGGAAGCCGGCAGGCGGACGTTCAATCTCCTTTGGCACAGCGTACCCGGGACAATACTGCTCTACGGCGCATTGCTCCTGCATTTCATGATAGCGCTCGACAGCCTCTACCGGCGGCAGACGCTCAGAATGCCCGCCCGCGAGGCGTTCAAAATCGTCTTCGGTCTCATCTTGCCGTTTATGTTGATGGCGCATGTGGTCGCCGCCCGGGTGGAACCGATCTTCTCCGGGATCGAAGCGACTTATCCCGAAATCCTCCGAACGCTCTGGTCGAGTTCCATCAACACCACCCGGCAAACGGCGGCGCTTCTCCTCGCCTGGGGCCATGGATGTCTCGGCGCCTGGTTCTGGATGCGCGGTCGAGCTTGGTTTCCGCGTTATGAGATCCTGCTCTACACGGTTGCGCTGCTCGTCCCGATCTTCGCGCTGCTCGGTTTCGTCAATGGGGCGCGATCGCTTGAGCGCGTCTATACGGAACATGGCGGCTATGGCGACACGGCTTACGTCAGTCAGAAACCGCGGGTCGATGCGACGCTCATGGAAAATATCCGCTTGGCTCTCTACGCCGGTTTCGGTGGCCTGATCGCCGGTACTTTCGCCCTTCGCGCGCTGCCGAAGCGCGGGCGCATCCGCGTCCGTTATCCCGACGGCCGTGTCGCGTCCGTCGGCCTTGGTTTCAGCGTGCTGGAGGCAAGCCGCGCCGCCGGTGTTCCCCATGTCTCGGTCTGCGGCGGACGTGGCCGCTGCTCGACCTGCCGGGTCCGCGTGATCCAGGGCCTGGAGGGTCAACCGGGACCGGAGGCCGCCGAACGGGCGACGTTGACCCGGATCGGCGCGCCGGAAAATGTGCGGCTTGCCTGCCAGTTCCGGCCGGTTCACAGCGTCACCGTGGTCCCCATTCTCGATACCGACAGCCTGGGGATAAAGAAGCAACTCGCCCAGCAGGACGGCGAGGGCCGCGAGCGCCGGATCGCCGTGCTCTTCTGCGATCTGCGTGATTTCACCCGCATCGCCGAACACAGACTGCCTTTCGATACGGTGTTCCTGCTCAACCGCTACTTCGAGATGGTCGGCGAAGCGGTCGAAAGCTCGGGCGGCGTGATCGACAAGTTCATCGGCGACGGTGCACTCGCGATCTTCGGGCTGAAGACCCCGTTCCAGGAAGCATGCCTTCAGTCACTGTCGGCCGCAGTCCGTTTGTCCAAGGGAATCCAGGCTCTCAATCAGACATTCTACGGCGAACTTGAACAACCGCTGCGACTGGCGATCGGCCTGCACGCAGGCCCGGCGATCATCGGCGAGATGGGCTATGGCCGGGCGACCTCGCTGACGGCGGTCGGCGATACGATCAACATCGCGAGTCGACTCGAAGGGCTGGCGAAGGAGCATGATGCCGAACTCGCGGTTTCGGTCGAACTCGTCCGTCGCGCCGGCCTCAACCTCGAAGGCAACATACGCCTCGACATTGGCCTGCGCGGCCGGCAGGCGACGCTTGAGACCTGGATCCTCGGCAGCGCCACGCAGCTTTCCGAAGTGCTGCCGGCGCCGAGTTAA
- the rutR gene encoding HTH-type transcriptional regulator RutR, whose product MVLPRAAKTQRRTRIQEEKEEQILEAALEVFSAHGFRGSTIDQIAEVAGMSKPNLLYYFRTKEAMHRALIDRVLDTWLDPLREFNAEGNPVAEIRSYIRRKLEMARDFPRESRLFANEVLQGAPHIEDELKGPLKELVDEKAEVIRAWAKAGKIAKCDPYHLIFAIWSTTQHYADFDVQVRAVLGQENAGDGRFEDAARFLERLFVDGLQVREQPSSDYTEEA is encoded by the coding sequence ATGGTACTTCCAAGAGCGGCCAAGACCCAGAGGCGTACACGCATCCAGGAGGAGAAGGAGGAGCAGATCCTCGAGGCGGCGCTGGAGGTCTTTTCTGCCCATGGCTTTCGCGGCTCGACCATCGATCAGATCGCCGAAGTGGCGGGCATGTCGAAGCCGAATCTGCTCTATTATTTCCGCACCAAGGAGGCGATGCATCGCGCGCTGATCGACCGCGTGCTCGACACCTGGCTCGATCCGCTCCGCGAGTTCAACGCCGAGGGAAACCCGGTCGCCGAAATCCGCAGCTACATCCGGCGGAAGCTGGAAATGGCGCGCGATTTCCCGCGTGAAAGCCGGCTGTTCGCCAATGAGGTGCTGCAGGGCGCGCCGCACATAGAGGACGAGTTGAAAGGCCCGCTGAAGGAGCTCGTCGACGAGAAGGCCGAGGTCATCCGCGCATGGGCAAAGGCCGGCAAGATCGCCAAGTGCGATCCCTATCACCTGATCTTCGCAATCTGGTCGACGACGCAACACTACGCCGACTTCGATGTGCAGGTCCGTGCCGTGCTCGGCCAGGAGAATGCCGGCGACGGGCGCTTCGAGGATGCCGCACGCTTTCTTGAGCGACTGTTCGTCGACGGCCTGCAGGTCCGCGAGCAACCGTCGTCGGATTACACTGAGGAGGCATAA